In Bicyclus anynana chromosome 22, ilBicAnyn1.1, whole genome shotgun sequence, the following proteins share a genomic window:
- the LOC112053557 gene encoding probable RNA-directed DNA polymerase from transposon BS — protein MAHNGRLKPHSLTVGFFNADGLTDKLLEVREWISDHKPDIFLVQETFLKPSLRDPKIGNYLMIRNDRTTQRKGGTAIYHRRALHCTPLDPPELTNMEVSVCQVSMTGHPPITLVSVYKPCGKRLLESDIQTLLSLSDSVILAGDFNTLRRLTDRDDANFILLTPDKPTRYPRLTDTRNQTPSVLDLALLKNITLEVSPLEVFSDLASDSDHRPVILQLGPPPSTTPPTKTIINYGRLSERLKSLASQHLDKIPDEIETLGEALAASSNLNGHIREAIKDCTKEVPAFSKAPLLSDLRALLTDRNAQQRRYESEPTRQNASLLWTLGRRCKRRLRWRYDRQWDDRLRELEPSHVAFYDVARYLKADRLAATPPLKRPGLPNAIEDIDKAECLADSLEAQCTPSTTAFVKSHAKKVKSELTSILSRPPDGVEITPTSCEEVSAVIKGLRKKKAPGPDTISNKALKLLPVQIINLLVNIFNVLLAHCAFPDAWKEATVIGIHKPGKPRDLPTSYRPISLLNTIGKVYEIIILNRLKAICDEKQLLIKQQFGFRCKHSCVHQVHRLTKHILTGFNTFHNPIATGALFFDVAKAFDRVWHEGLIFKLNRFGVPNKMVRLLHSFLSNRTFRYRIDGTLSSPRQIRAGVPQGSVLSPLLYSLFTSDIPTDHPGVHVAQFADDTALYATAVNRVHIRARLQKAVNIIGKWFRLWRIEVNPEKSAAVLFTGKAVSRLKSGLKEVSLYGAPIPWQRTAKYLGVTFDNRMSFSMHVNKARKKAAYVMHRLYAMINKKSKLSLRSKLTLYKTTIRPILTYASVVFAHRPKATLRPLQTLQNRFLRQITGAPWFLRNNDLHRDLELPTIAKYMKQLSQNYFDRAAIHPNQLVVEACNYTPNLNANCKQRRPKNVLYDPDDDITTDNASQVTQSQATQRLRRRRRGPRYLTSPGRGFSNSRSWGRPDADPQKMSHLSPVVKVTSRQMPLTICSSKSAITPELLETVFGSPHNGTVAIEAAPPAQAKPILPEALPDSAVADYADQSYVPSVADYDKFDWTLTKRVASSSRENFLLSPLGLKLALAILTEASTSTTKSELSSVLGFDNDMTVVRSKFRFILESLRTKSSHYVLNLASRIYLDDNLIPGQHFAALSESHYKTEIKKLNFGYPVAAAYYINQWVNYTTAGKITDLVNADDVAGATALVLNTIFFKGTWQHQFNPNVTKQDVFYTSATEKKDTTFMQVRDNFFYAESNKLNAKILRMPYLGNKFAMYIIIPNSLTGLDEIFNELTELRSELYYLQEYLVDVTIPKFQFEYTSILDGILKELGIRQAFEDTASFPGISRGQSLGSRMKISKVLQRSGIEVNELGSVAYSATEIALENKFGEASMPNAEVVANRPFLFFIQDEATRQLLFTGRVSDPSVVDGAFKLP, from the exons atggctcacaacggtagattaaaaccacattccctgactgtcggcttcttcaatgcagacgggctcaccgataaattACTCGAGGTCCGCGAATGGATAAGCGACCACAAACCGGACATCTTTCTGGTGCAAGAGACCTTCTTGAAACCTAGCCTTCGCGATCCCAAAATAGGGAATTACCTAATGATTAGAAACGACCGGACCACCCAAAGGAAGGGAGGTACAGCTATATATCACAGAAGGGCTCTTCACTGCACTCCTCTTGATCCTCCCGAGCTTACTAACATGGAAGTCTCAGTATGTCAGGTCAGTATGACCGGCCATCCGCCGATCACACTGGTTTCAGTTTATAAACCCTGCGGTAAACGTCTCTTAGAGAGTGACATTCAGACACTCCTCTCCTTAAGTGACTCCGTCATTTTGGCCGGTGACTTTAACACTCTAAGAAGACTGACTGACCGCGACGATGCTAATTTCATTTTGCTCACCCCCGACAAACCAACACGTTACCCGAGACTGACGGACACACGAAACCAAACTCCGAGCGTACTGGATCTGGCACTCCTAAAGAACATCACTCTTGAAGTGAGTCCTTTGGAGGTGTTCTCGGATCTGGCCTCGGACTCGGACCACAGACCAGTTATACTCCAGCTTGGCCCCCCGCCCTCCACGACACCCCCGaccaaaactataattaattacggGAGACTGTCTGAGCGTCTCAAGTCCTTGGCTTCACAGCACCTAGATAAAATTCCTGACGAGATAGAAACGTTAGGCGAAGCGCTCGCAGCTTCTTCGAACCTAAATGGCCATATTCGCGAAGCAATAAAAGATTGCACCAAGGAGGTCCCTGCCTTCAGCAAGGCCCCCTTGTTGTCGGACCTACGGGCCCTACTAACGGATAGAAACGCCCAGCAAAGACGCTACGAATCTGAACCGACCCGACAAAACGCGAGTCTACTTTGGACTCTCGGAAGACGGTGCAAGCGTCGCTTGCGCTGGCGTTATGACAGACAATGGGACGACCGACTGAGAGAGCTCGAGCCATCGCACGTAGCCTTCTACGACGTGGCAAGATATCTCAAAGCCGACCGCCTCGCAGCCACCCCACCTCTCAAACGCCCTGGCCTCCCAAACGCGATCGAGGACATCGATAAGGCCGAATGCCTAGCCGACAGTCTGGAAGCCCAGTGCACTCCAAGCACTACGGCATTTGTAAAATCACACGCGAAAAAAGTGAAGTCCGAACTCACTTCTATCTTATCTCGCCCCCCGGACGGAGTCGAAATTACCCCTACGTCATGCGAGGAAGTCTCTGCGGTTATCAAGGGCTTGCGCAAAAAGAAGGCTCCGGGGCCTGATACGATTAGCAACAAAGCTTTAAAGCTTCTCCCGGTCCAGATAATCAACCTCCTGGTGAACATCTTCAATGTTCTCCTAGCTCACTGCGCCTTCCCAGACGCATGGAAAGAAGCCACGGTCATTGGCATCCACAAGCCGGGTAAACCCCGCGACCTCCCGACTAGCTACCGCCCAATTAGTCTTCTCAACACCATTGGCAAGGTGTATGAGataatcattttgaatcgtctcaaagccatttgcgatgaaaagcaacttctcatcaaacaacagtttggatttcgatgtaaacactcatgtgttcatcaagtgcaccgcctcacgaagcacattctaaccggttttaatacatttcataaccccatcgccaccggggcgctcttctttgacgtagctaaagcgtttgaccgcgtctggcacgaaggcttgatattcaaactaaaccgtttcggcgtaccaaacaaaatggtacgcttgctacacagctttctgtccaaccgcaccttcaggtaccgtatagacggcactctctcttcacccagacagattcgcgcaggagtccctcagggctccgtgctctccccgcttttatactcgctcttcacaagcgacattcccaccgaccacccgggcgtacacgtcgcccagtttgcggacgacaccgcactgtacgcgacggcagtaaaccgggtccacattagagcccgcctccagaaggcggtaaacattataggtaaatggttccgcctttggcgtatagaagtcaacccagagaaaagcgcagccgtgcttttcaccggcaaagcggtctcccgtctcaagtccggactcaaagaagtctccctttacggagcacccatcccctggcaacgtactgccaagtacctaggcgttaccttcgataaccgcatgagcttctccatgcacgttaacaaagcgagaaaaaaggccgcatacgtaatgcaccgcctttacgctatgataaataagaaaagtaaattgtccctccgctcaaagctaacgctttataaaactacgatccgtccgatcttaacctacgctagtgtagtgtttgcccaccgtcccaaagcgacccttaggccgcttcaaaccctacagaatcgttttctgcgtcaaatcacgggcgcgccgtggtttttacgcaataatgacctccatagagatctagaattaccgacaatagcaaagtacatgaaacagctctctcaaaactattttgacagagctgccatccatcccaaccaactagtggttgaggcctgcaattacactcccaacctaaacgctaactgcaagcagaggcgtcccaagaacgtcctttacgatccagacgatgacataacaaccgacaatgcttcccaggtaacacaatcacaagctacacagcgtcttcgccggcgaagacgaggtccccgatatctaacgtcacccggacgtgggttttctaactcacgatcttgggggcgtccggac GCTGATCCTCAAAAAATGAGCCACCTCTCACCAGTCGTCAAAGTCACCAGTCGTCAaa TGCCATTAACGATATGCAGTTCAAAATCCGCCATCACTCCGGAACTGCTGGAGacagtgtttggaagtcctcaCAATGGGACAGTGGCCATAGAAGCAGCACCACCTGCTCAGGCTAAACCAATTCTACCAGAAGCATTGCCAGATTCCGCTGTAGCAGACTACGCAGACCAGTCGTATGTTCCATCAGTAGCTGACTACGATAAATTTGACTGGACACTTACGAAG CGAGTAGCATCAAGTTCGAGAGAGAACTTCCTCCTGTCTCCCCTAGGCCTCAAGCTGGCTCTGGCAATTCTAACAGAAGCATCGACTAGTACTACTAAGAGTGAGCTGTCTTCTGTACTGGGCTTCGATAACGACATGACAGTGGTCAGGAGTAAGTTCCGGTTCATCTTGGAGTCGTTGCGG ACCAAGTCGTCTCACTACGTGCTAAACCTAGCCAGTAGAATATACCTCGACGACAATCTGATACCAGGCCAACACTTCGCAGCGCTGTCAGAGAGTCACTATAAAACTGAAATCAAGAAGTTGAACTTCGGCTACCCCGTAGCAGCCGCTTACTATATTAACCAGTGGGTCAACTATACCACTGCTGGAAAAATTACAGACTTAGTCAATGCAG ATGACGTAGCAGGAGCCACCGCTTTAGTGTTAAACACAATCTTCTTCAAAGGCACATGGCAACATCAGTTCAACCCGAACGTCACCAAGCAGGATGTCTTCTACACCTCAGCTACAGAGAAGAAAGACACCACCTTCATGCAAGTTAGGGACAACTTCTTCTACGCCGAATCTAATAAGTTGAACGCCAAAATTTTGAGGATGCCGTATTTG GGTAACAAATTCGCCATGTACATCATAATACCTAACTCTTTGACTGGTCTGGATGAGATCTTCAACGAGCTGACGGAGTTACGCAGCGAATTGTACTACCTGCAAGAGTATTTGGTGGACGTCACTATCCCGAAGTTCCAGTTTGAATATACTTCGATATTGGATGGAATCCTTAAAGAG TTGGGAATCCGGCAAGCGTTTGAAGACACTGCCTCTTTCCCCGGCATCTCCCGCGGGCAGAGCCTGGGCAGTCGGATGAAGATCTCGAAAGTGCTGCAGCGATCTGGCATCGAGGTCAACGAACTCGGCAGCGTCGCGTACTCCGCTACAG AGATCGCCCTCGAGAACAAGTTCGGAGAAGCCTCAATGCCGAATGCCGAAGTGGTCGCCAACAGGCCGTTCCTGTTCTTCATCCAGGACGAGGCGACGAGACAACTGCTGTTCACCGGACGAGTGTCCGATCCGTCCGTCGTGGACGGAGCTTTCAAACTGCCATAG